The Tursiops truncatus isolate mTurTru1 chromosome 16, mTurTru1.mat.Y, whole genome shotgun sequence genome contains the following window.
GAGGACATCatataagagaaaaatgtatttcctcCTATCTTGGTAGTTTGGGAGAAATGAGAAGGATacagttttaggttttttttggctgtgccatctggcatgcaggatcttagttcccccaccagggatcgaacccgtgccccctgcagtggaagcgtggagtcttaatcactggaccacaagggaagtcccagttttagTTTTAGAATTCACCTCGAAATgataattttctcaaattttatgtGGGAACCCCTGAGTATACATAGGTTGCCAGTAAGAAGATATGGCTTAAACTATGCAACGCTGATGGCAGAAGAAAGGTAAAATTTGCTGTGGTTATCCAGATTAGATCAGTTATTTAGGCATTGTCTATAATTTGATCTTAAGAGCCTTGGCTACTAAAAATGCTcatgtgaaagaaataaaaattataaaatatgttatttcctGCTTGCTATGGAGTAACCACAAAGTCAGTAATATGTAGTTTCACAACCTCGTTGAACAGCAGAATATCAGAAGTAACCACAACAGCGTcttaggaagaaaggaaggaaattgtgtGTACCTGATCTATGAGTCGCTTTATTAGGGGTAGTCCTTCTAGTGCTGAAATGTCGCATCCACTGGTTAATACTCTTTCAAATCCCAAAGTTAAGAGGGTCTCTAGAGCTGCCATTGGATCATGAACCATGTCAAaggctgaaataaataaaactgacttGAATTTTGAACAGATATCTCTAATACAGTGCTTTCCAAAATGTAGTATACACACAGTGGTATGCTGGACCTAGTTTGTCCTGGCTTGCAAGAGTcagttgttaaatattcaggaattttgcaagcaTGATTGTCAATCCATTGGCAGCTGAAATTAGTCAAGGTGAAAGTACAAAACCACAGAAATcaacaaatgctacaaatcaggactCTTTTTTCCTGAAAACCAGTTTACCAGCATACCACAGTCAGCATGCCACCAATGGTATGCAGGATCATTTTAGATGGTATGCATTTGAACAGATGCATTTACTTAAATGCAGATTAGAAGTgaaaagtttccatttttcattagttataaagtttctctttaaaataaatttacttaagattttaagaaaattattaaatacatttgcaCAAGTAGCCCTTGGATATGGTAAAATTGTAAACGTAACAGGCAAGTGACTCAAATTTGGGAGTCTGCTCTAAGGGTTCAAACAAACTGgacaaacagaatgaaaacatTACACTCACCAGTTCTAGAAAAAGCCTTGGTTCACATTCTCATTATTGACTAATTTTATTCTAATCCATTTATCCCATGTACTCAAGACTCATAGTATAAGGAAAGTTGTTTACAACAGACTATATGAGGTTTCAGTTCCATCCTACTTTCTAAGAGACTTCTCTCCTCCTCACTGAGGAAACTGGCAATAGGAACCCCAAAGAAAACTACTTCTGCTTTGGTTCTCAGCACTGCTACATGATACGTAAGTGCTAATCTATGGTGGATTAGGCGGTAGACCCCTTCCTTTCACCCTTTAGTGTATGTAGGCAGCTAAATGTAACACAGaggattttccttttttggtggCAGTACCTTCTCAGTGATTATACTGTCATAATATTAAATACATGAGTGAAAAAAATGTGGAGCACAGGACAATATAACAATATAAaaacatggaaatatttttgctaaatttattgaaggaaaagacaaaaactttgaaatgattttcttagtttaagaacagaaaaatatattctatatggtgggtttattttgaattatttaccatatcaaattttaaactatatatttttcagataaatGTTTACTAATTTAAATTacctcatattttaaaacttttcttttttcttttggctagcTTCAAAGTTCTGACTTTTAAGCGATCTAACACCTTTTAGTTATTGCTAGTTTATGAGAAGCATTGCTAAACAGCAAGTCAAGAAAGTTTTCTGGTGTTACTCATTTCATAAAGAAACAAGGATTACAAATGCTATATACCTAATTTCTACAAATGGATGCAAATCCTAGTGTCCACTCTCATCCTAATCTTTGGATGCTtactcaaaaagacaaaaaatattcaataatttcTCATGCATatcatcaaataaaaaaaattgaagacttctttcttttcatgtgCAATGGCAGTGCCTCTGAAGGCAAAATTCACACTTGTTCCTCCATTTTACCAATGCTAGGCAAAAATGTATGGAAATTGTAACTGCCTGATTTAGAGATAAGaagtattttcatataaaattatcaGATACTTTTTAGAAATCATTCTGATGCAGACAAGCTATCAATAATGTACAATAATTTTGTGCACTATTGTGAACATCTGTTCATTGATTATCCAGCACctatttcttctctcctcttcctaatAGTACCCAATTCTTCATCAGATACCCTCCCCCTCTCTGCCCACGAATCTTATATTCATCTGTGAAAGCTGACCTCACTCCTAGCTCCAGAATGATCTTATCTGGCTTAAGCCAAGCAGCACATTTCCTTTCATTGGCCACAGTGATTTATCCTTTTTGAGACTGCACATGACCTGAGgcaaactaataaaaatgaatctcagaaaaaaaaaaaaaaaatgaatctcagGATTCTTGCTTGGAAAGCTGTGACAAGCACACGCACTTGTAGGCAATGCTTACTCTCTCGAGCCTCTATTAtatgccaccaccaccaccttctgCTTTTAACAACTTTTCATAACTAAGGCTTCATATTTTCTAGAAATTGTGCATCTCTAAATTTACAACTGTTAGTCCCATGACCAGTATAAAAAAACCAATTGGTAACACTGTAATGACACTATACAATTGTGTTCCAGAAAGAAGGTTGTGGCATTTGGTGAACTGAGAAAACTGACACCGTTCAACAGAACTTCTAAAATGGAAATGACTCACCTCGGTGGAAAGTGACTGGCAGAGGACGGCAAATAGCTATATAAAGAAAATCACATGACAACATGAATGAAGAGATCATCACTGATTACTATTTACAGAATTCTCCATGTTAGAATGAACTTTTTAATACTTTCTTCTCTTAAGTGAAGACActgaactaaaataataaaaaaagggcAACCTTCCAAATCCAAAAGTCCTATGTTTCCATTAATCTCtgattttcagttaaaaaaaaaaaaaagtcatccacTCCTTAGAGGCaccaaataaaaactatatgatttgGCAACTATAAGGGTAGCATTACATCTATTACGACCCTTCTGAAAATGTTCAAGAAATACTCTGGTCTAGTAATATAAGTAGTTTGCTTCTGTCCTCTCTACATCTCCCCATCCTCACCAACTGTAATAGCTTTTCAACTTTTCAGTGCTGTGATTAAAGGAATCAAGGTAAATTTCCCTTAAACCCTATAGGAACAGTAGCAGAACCCAATCTATAGTAACTGAGAGAGTCAGGAGGGCTATGTCACACATAGTCTCTACCCAAAACACCTAAATAGCTAGTGTTTAAAATAGGTTAGTATAAGTGCCTGCAGGTGTGAATGAAAAGCCAGTTTTGTGATTGCGTTTTTCTATATTGGGAGTATTCAATGCAATCATCATTAGAGGCTTTTTGGTCTCAGTACAAATTCTTACCGATAAGGGACATACACAGTTCTTTGTCAATGTGTCCATCTTCAGTCAGTGCCCCAAATACCAAACCATCAGCACCATAAAGTTTGGCAAGACGAATGTCAGCCTTCATCACCTCAACTTCACGGTCTGAATATAAAAAATCACCTCCACGCGGCCGAATCATCACAAAAACTGGTATCTGGACATACTGCTTCACTACTTGAAGGACACCTATAAGAATAGAGCAGActaattaaaattcaaatgtgAGCTAAAAGCTCAAGGAAGTCAATAAAATATTACTGTACTGGTCTTTTACATTTGCTCTAGTGTATCACTTCTACAAGAAATGGAAGAGTTGATGGAATAAACCAAAGAAAGATGGATCTAAAGGAAAAAGGAGACACTGAGAAGAAAAACGTACATATAGTAGAAGTTACGTAATAAGAAAATTAAGggtaaataaaaaagcaatttagaaaatagaaggaagttaccacattttaaaagcacttgTCAGTTGACTCAACTAAATTCTTTTACTGGAATGTGACATTTGAAAGTGTAATAACTACCAGGCTCTATGTTCTGCCAGTGTATTCCCTAAGATCCGGTTTCTCCTTCATAATGattacagctctatttaaaaCCTACTATAGAGATGGTTACATAGTTCTAAAGTTTATGATTCcttaatggaaaaagatatttagcaaagcctttttttttaataagagatATGCAAAAGGGAGCAAAGTTGAACTTATTTGTGATTTTATGAGGAGATCTATGAATAAAAGTACCCAAATTTGACACAATTCGTGGCTAGTTCAGAAACACTCAGTGGTATAAGATCTGTGGCAAGCACCATTAGTGTTTACCCAATGTGAATTTACGTCT
Protein-coding sequences here:
- the CUTC gene encoding copper homeostasis protein cutC homolog isoform X13, giving the protein MKRQGASSGRKRARIPSGKAGAANGFLMEVCVDSVESAVNAERGGADRIELCSGLVEGGTTPSMGVLQVVKQYVQIPVFVMIRPRGGDFLYSDREVEVMKADIRLAKLYGADGLVFGALTEDGHIDKELCMSLIAICRPLPVTFHRAFDMVHDPMAALETLLTLGFERVLTSGCDISALEGLPLIKRLIDQAKGRIVVMPGGGITDRNLQRILEGSGATEFHCSARLARDSGMKFRLD
- the CUTC gene encoding copper homeostasis protein cutC homolog isoform X12; protein product: MKRQGASSGRKRARIPSGKAGAANGFLMEVCVDSVESAVNAERGGADRIELCSGLVEGGTTPSMGVLQVVKQYVQIPVFVMIRPRGGDFLYSDREVEVMKADIRLAKLYGADGLVFGALTEDGHIDKELCMSLIAICRPLPVTFHRAFDMVHDPMAALETLLTLGFERVLTSGCDISALEGLPLIKRLIDQAKGRIVVMPGGGITDRNLQRILEGSGATEFHCSARLARDSGMKFRGLTDTATDSEFLF